The window TCGTTTCGTTCAATAATAATGAAGAAATCTTTGTCGCTTGATTGACCAAAATTATTAGTACACCAGTAGCTAGAGGGTCTAAAGTTCCGGCATGACCAACTTTATAATATTTAAACTTTTTTTTAAGATAAGATACTACTTGATGTGATGTCATCCCAGTAGGTTTATCAATTAGTAAAATTCCTGAATTCATTATAATAAAAAATCTCCAAAGATATTATATCATACTTAAAAGACCTTGAAAAATTTACCAATATAACTAAAAAGGAAACAATTAAATTGTTTCCTCCAAAAACTTAATACACATATTTTCTCAACTCTTTCAATATGCGTAAGCACTAAGTAAAACTATTACTAGAATTACTTAGTTAAATATTAACACAATATAATCAAATTATCATCCTTTTTATATTAGCAACAAGAAATTATTTTAATCCATCATTAAATTCAAGTAATTATTCAGTTAATCATTGCTGTCTTTGTTGTCTTTTTTCTTTTTCTTGATTTTTCTTTTTCTTGCTGTTTTTGCTCTCTTGCTTGTTGTTCTTGTGGCTTTTTATCATTAGTTATTTTATTATTAAGTTCTATTTCGGAATAATTAGAACTATTAGTATTGATAGTAAAGTCCATTAAATCATTAGACTTGGTACATAACTATAACATTTTGCAAACCTTGATATCCTGAATCAGCAATTAATTCTAATTTTGGATTTATAAGTGTATTTGATTTTAAAAATAACTTATAATCATGAATACTGCCATAACAAAAATCTACTGAAATAATTTTATTGTTAAATAAATCAATAATTATTTGCGATTTTAATGAATGTTGCCTTTTCTTACCAGAAAATAATAATTTTAGTTTTTTTAATTCTTTCAATTGGAATTTCTGAAGCATCAATTGCTAATAAATTATTATTAGTACCCTTATTTTCCAATAATATCTTTTTGCCAGGTATATGAAAGTGACTATTTTTTATTAGAGTATTTTCAACTCAAAAGATATTACGAATACAACTAACATGACTAATATTATATTTTTTTTGCAATAATACGCGATATGTACTATATTCTTTTCAGTATTCTAAAGTCATAAGTAATCTTTGCTCTATTCTGACTGTCCTTAATACTTATTCAAACCTTTTCCCACCTAAGAAAACTTTATGCGTCCATAAGTAAGTAAATAGGGGAGTAATAAAATAAAATGTCTTAAAAATTTTAAGACATTTTTAATTATTTTCTTATTCACATTTTGTTAAAATTTTCTACTTTTTCTGCAATATTATCTATTTTTATTTTATAAAAATTAATATTTTTGCGTGTATATTCTTTAAAATATACATCATTATTGTTAATGTAAATATTCATAATTTCATTATCGCTATCATATAAATTATTATTTTTATTAATTTTTATTTTTTGATAGTCTTTTGTGGATATGTCAAACTTATATAGTCCTCTACCAGAGCCAAAATAAATATTACCTTTATTGTCATAATTAAAACAATGGGAATCAAAATATAGTGTTTTTATAATTTTGTAATTAAAATCTAAAATATAAGTATTAAATAAGGAACCAATATAAATTTGATTATTATCAAATAAAAAATAATTTATTTTTTTATCTTTATTCAAAATACTTATTGGTTTTGTTTCACCTTGTTTTAAAACATAAGCGCCATTATTAGTAGCAAAATAAATTTTATTTTTGTTAATAACTATTGAGTTAACTTCTCCATTTAATTCATCTATTTTGCTGGGTTCAATTTCATTATTTTTTAAAACATATGTACTATTTGTAGTTGTAAAATATAAATTATTTTTATCATCAAATCCTAATGTTTTTTTATAAAAACCATATTCTTGAAGTTTTTTATTTAAAGTTGCTTTTGTTTCACCTTGTTTTAAAACATATAAACCATTATTAGAATCAAAATAAACATTATTTTTATTATCAATAGTAGTATTAAAAATACGCTCATTTATTCCATTTATCTTAATTGCTGTTGTTTCATCATTTTTTAAAATATATACTTCTCCGCCGCTAGAACCAAATGAGGCGCTATATACACCAAAATACATATTATTTTCTAAATCAAAATTTACAAATCAAATGTTAGAGTTATTTATATTATTAATTTTTATAACTATTTTATCTTTTTGTTTTAAAACATATAAACCATTATTTGTTATGAAATAATTATTGTTATAATTATCTTTAAAAAATGAAATAATATTATTTTTTATTTTATTAAAATTAATTATTGGTTTTTGATTTTTGTTATAAATTTCTAATTCTTTTTCAAAATTAATATTTCTTTTACTTCTTTGAATGTTTCTAACCGTTATTTGTTTTTGTGTATTATTTTTACAAGCAACAATGTTACTTAGACCTATAGTTAAAGTAATTGTATTTAAAATACTTGATAATTTTTTCATATTAATCAACCCCTTTTTGTAAATTTTTACTAATTATAAAATTTACTCAACAATGAAAATCCTCACCAAATTTGAATTTTCAATCTTTTTGGTTTGGAATTTAATTATAAACTATCTTTAAAATTAAAACACATGAATAATCAATAAATCATATTCTATTAGGTGGTATTTTTAAGGTCATTAAAAGCATTATCTACTAATTTTATAACGTTAATTTGTTTGCTTTTTAAAAGGTTATTGAAAGATAAATAAGCTAAATATTCAATATTTCTTTTCTTGTGGCCAACGATTGGACTATAAATTAAACCTTGCAAAGAAAAACCATATTCTTTAAAAAAAGCAATTAAATTGTTTAATACTTGATAATGTACTATGGGATCTTTAACAACGCCACCCTTTTCAATTTGCGTTCTGTTACTTTCAAATTGTGGTTTAATTAAACAAACTAATTGACATTGGAGCAGTAAAATTTCTGTTAAAACCGGAATAATTTTTGTTAATGAAATAAAGGCAACATCAATAGCACAAAAACTAATATTATCTTTAAACATTTCTTTCTTGGCATAACAAAAATTAGTGTTTTCCATAACAATTACTTGGGGGTGAGTTCGTAGTTTTCAAGCTAATTGATTAGTACCAACATCTAAACTATAAACCAATTTTGCTTTATTTTGTAACATACAATCAGTAAAACCACCAGTAGAAGAACCGATATCTAAACATACAAGATTTTTTAAATTAATATTAAATTCTTGAAGAGCTTTACTTAATTTATATCCACCACGAGAAACAAATTGATTATCTTGTTTTTTTATTCTAATAGTACTGTTAAGAGCAACTAAAGTTCCTGACTTAATAATTAATTTATCATTTACAAGTACTTGATGATTAATAATTGCACTTTGAGCTTCAGTTTGGGAATGAAATAATTCTTTTTGAACTAATAATATATCTAATCGGATTTTTTCCATTGTTGTTCTTCTCTTATGATAAATTTTTCATTTTGTTTATTGATTTATTATTGAGAATTATAAATTCGTTAAATTCTAAAGGATATATTGTAGCAATGGCATTAATATATTTTTTCATAATATTAAGTTTTATAATTAAAAGGTTTTGTGTTGGCAATTGGTCTAATAATGAAGGAATTTTAGCTTTTCGGGCTAAAGTTTCACGATGTAATAAAAAATATAATGCTAAATAAAAACCAAAATTATAATAAGTTTTGTTATTTTCTTTGTGATTAAAAATTGCTATCGATTCAAATGAATTACCAATCAGATGGGCAAGAAGATAAAATTTTTCATTTCTTACTACCTCTAAACCTTTTAACTCATCAATATTTTTAATTTTACTATTATAAATATCTTGTAGTTGTAATTCAATTGGTGATTTAATCGCAGAACTAATTGCTAAGTTTTGAAAAAATTCATTAATTACTTTCAGATTTTTAATTTTTTTAATTTCTAAGTCAAAAAGATAAATTTGACTACAAACTACAGCTTTGCAAGAAATTAAATGACGAATAAATAACTCCGGACTTAATTTTTCATTAACAATTAATAACCCTAATGTTTGCATAAAAATACTATGTTTAGTAACAACATTTAAAATATACAAACCATCTTGGATAATTTCTGGATTATTTGTTTGTTTTATGGTTTTAATTAATGTTTTCTTTGCTAATCTAATAGATTTCTTCAGTAATTCATTTCCCATAGTTATCATCCTTGTTAGTCAATTTTCTCATTATTAGCATTATCAGCAATACTTTGCAAAATGCCATTAATATATTTATATTCAGTATTGAAAAAATACTTTTTAGTAATAAGAACTGCTTCATTAATAATAATTCCTGAATTTTCCTTTAAAATAAGTAGCTCGTAAGTTGTTCATAATAAAATCCCTTGCTCTAAATTAGATAATTTAGAAAAATGTCACCCTACTTTTAAGTACTTATTAATAATTTTAATTATAATTTTTCGTTGTTCAAAAAGATGGATTAAATTATTAACAATTTCTGAATTAAAATCTTTTTCGTTTTCTTTAATTTCTTTAATAATTGCTTCTAAGTCATAATTTAATAATTGTTGTTGATAAATAAAAAAAATTATGTTTTCTCTTATATTATGCTGTGAGTTTTTTTTCATATCTTTACCACCATTATTATTAATTTTAGCATAAAAGAAAGCATATTTTCTATTAAATAGAAAATATGCTTAATTTAAATATTTTATTATTCTTTAATATGTTTTTCATTAATATATTTTTCATATTCATCATCTGTTAACACCTTATCAAAATTACCAACAATGGTATTTGCTTGTAATGATTGAATAACAATTCTAACAAAATCTTTAAAATCAGAATTTTCAGTAACTAAGCGATCAATTGTTGCTCAATCAAGAGTTTCTTTTTCTTTTGCTGGAAATAAAATAGTACTTTGCTTAATATTATTAGGATTCAACTTAATAACACCAATATTAAAAGCATTATTAAGTCTTTTTAATTCATTAATAAATCATTACTTTCAGAAATTTTTAAGGCTACTAAATACCCTTCATTAGCTCAAGATGAATTTGATACTGCTTGAAAATAAGATTCACGAAGATTAGCAAAACTTAATTAGACTTGGTACATAACTATAACTAGCTTAATTCAAAATTATATATTCCTGAAATTAAGTTAAATTGTAATCCAAATCTTCTAATTTTATTGCGATAACGATAAACTAGTATTTTAAAACTTTTTAATCTAGCAAAAACATGTTCAATGGCAATTCTAACTTTACTTAAAAAGCTATTATATTCCTTTTTATCTGGATTTAAAGGATTATTTTTACTCTTTTTAATTGGCAATAATGTATTTTTATGAACATTTTGCAAACCTTGATATCCTGAATCAGCAATTAATTCTAATTTTGGATTTATAAGTGTATTTGATTTTAAAAATAACTTATAATCATGAATACTGCCATAACAAAAATCTACTGAAATAATTTTATTGTTAAATAAATCAATAATTATTTGCGATTTTAATGAATGTTGCCTTTTCTTACCAGAAAATAATAATTTTAGTTTTTTTAATTCTTTCAATTGGAATTTCTGAAGCATCAATTGCTAATAAATTATTATTAGTACCCTTATTTTCCAATAATATCTTTTTGCCAGGTATATGAAAGCGACTATTTTTTATTAGAGTATTTTCAACTCAAAAGATATTACGAATACAACTAACATGACTAATATTATATTTTTTGCAATAATACGATATGTACTATATTCTTTTCAGTATTCTAAAGTCATAAGTATTCTTTGCTCTATTGATAATTTATTTGGTTCTACCACTAATTTGTTTTTGTTTAGCTTCAGCTTCTTTTAAAATTTCTACCATTTTCATGAAAGTTTTATATTTTATGCCTATTAGACTATAAAATTCATTTTCGTCTTTGTATTTATCTAATATTTGTGCTTCACCTAGGAAATAATATTATCAAAATAGTAGATAAAATTAAAGGTTATGTACCAAGTCTATTGAAATTATTTGATATTTACTATTTTTTATTATTCCGATGCAAATAGAATTTTCATATTTTCCTTTATAAACAAATCGCTTTGGAAACCAAATACCGATTTGTTCATTAAATCACGGAATTTTTGGTGCTTTAATAAGCATTGCGTTTTGCGTTTCTTTTAAGATATATTTTTTAGTATTTAAGAAAATGTTTTCAATGTTTTTCATAATAAATTACCTTTCTTATAGATAAACTAAGTTATATTAATTAAGTTAGTTAACTTAGTTTTTTAAACACTTATATATCGCAGATTTAAGTGTTTAACAAGCTTTGTTAATAAATTTTGTTTTTTAATTAGATAAAGATTTTAATAATTTTAAACTTAGCATACCCCTATGATAGAAATTTCTACACTTTAACATCCGCATCCTACCCTTGCAACTAATTTAATAGCGTGTATATTTTTAGGAAATCTACCCATTCATTTTTTTATTGCAAAACGAAACAAATTGCTATAGCTAATAGGATGTTATCTATCAACTGGTAAACTTCTTTTGGTTATGGCGACCACCCACAATTTATCGTGCTTTAATACATACCAACATTATTAATTCACTTGTATTTAATTTTCAAAGAACAAACTTTTAACACCTTATAAAATAAAAAGACAATCATTACTGACTGTCTTAATACTTATTAAAATATTTGCCCACCTAACAAAACTTTATGCGTCCAAAAATATGATATAAAATTGCAAATAATGAAACAAAATTCTCAAAAAAATTAAAACCATTTTTATAAATGAAATTAATTAGAAATTAAACCATCAATAACGCAGCTTTACTAATTCCTAACCGATCTGCTCCGCCTTTAATAAGTTTTATTGCCTGTGCTTTAGTTTTAATTTTTCCTGACGCTTTAATATACATCTCATCCTTAACAATACTACGAATTAATTTAATATCTTTAACTTTAGCACCACTTTTAGCAAATCCTGTTGAAGTCTTAATAAAATCTGCTTGTGCTTGCAAAGCTAATTTACAAACTTGAATTTTTTCTTCTTTCGTTAACAATGCAGTTTCAATAATAACTTTTAAAATTTGTTTTGGACATACAGCGCGAACATATTTGATATCATTTAATACTACCGTATATGCGCCCTCTTTTAATGCTCCGACATTAATAACCATATCAATTTCATCGGCACCATCTCGAACAGCTTGTTCAGTTTCTAACACTTTAATATTTGTTGGCACCGAACCCAATGGAAAACCAACAACAGTACAAACACTAACCTTTGTCTTTTTTAACAAATTTTTAGCATGACTAACATAAATAGGATTAACACATACACTAGCAAATTTGTGCTTTTCAGCATCCACACAAATTTTTTGAATGTCATGACTAGTAGCTTGTGAACTTAGTAAAGTATAATCAATAAATTCATTCAATTTCATAAAACAAACAAATCTCCTTACTAATTATTTATTTTTAATTATTAATTCATCATTTTGGGTAGAAATTTCAATTTTTGATAAAGCCTCCCATTTTAACCTTTGAATAAAAAACTTAATATCAAAGATAATTGTTACTAAACCAAATATTCCTGAAATTCCAATTGATAAACCAAATGCTAAAATAGCACTTTGTTGATTTTTAGCAATTAAAATTAACAAATTGGTTAAAATTGACATCACTGCCATCAATACAATTAATATTAAGTATTTATATGCTTTAAATTGATATTTAACATCAAAATTCTTAATTGATACATAAGTTAATCAAACATAAACTATTATTAAACATAAAGTTATTAATGGAATTAAATAACTAGCAATTTCAAATCCGCCACTTAAAGGCAAGTTTGATTTTTGAACGCTAATAAATACCATTGTTAAAAACAATCAATTAATAGCAAACAATAAATTTAAAATTACACCCAATCGCTTTGAACTCAAAGACATTCTTATTTCTCCTTCAACTTTTCATGTTCATAACCGATATTAGCAAGAAATGCTAAAACAGCTGTTTCTGATCTTAAAACTCTTTTTCCTAAGTTAATTGCATTAAAACCTTCAAAATTAAAAAATTCTAATTCTTTATCACTAAAACCACCCTCAGGTCCACAAATAAAAGTAATACTTGTTGACTTGAATAACATTAGTGCCGACAATGAATGGGTTGATGATGCTAATTCATTAGCAATTAAATTTAAATCGCTCTTATAAGGAATAATAGCAGTAACATCAGTAATAATATCAACAATTTTTGGAATTTGATTACGATTCGACTGTTGTGCTGCTTCTTTAGCAATCTTTTGTCAACGCATCATCTTTTTTTTCTTATCTTCATTTTGTTTAATCTTAGTAACACTTCGTTCTAAAACAATACCAATAATTTGTGTCACACCTAATTCAGTTGCTTTTTGAACAATTCAATCATTACGATCTTGTTTAAGCAATGGCATTAATAATGTTACAACTATTTCTAATTCAGTATTTTCCAATAAATTTTTTTGAATTTCAACTTTTAATTGTGGTTTCTTTTCAATTATCTTTGTTTGATATTTTTTACCATTATATACAACAATTAACAAGTCATTAATTTGAAACCTTAAAACATTAACTAAATGATGAGTATCAACATCATTAAAAACTAAATTGCCGAATTCATCTTGAAAATGAGCAAAATAACATTGCATTATATCACCTACTCCAATATTAATTATATCATTTTTAAACCAATTACCCAAACCGCCCCGCAATATAATCTTCGGTTTCCTTTTGTTGTGGTGATAAAAATAACTTTCTTGTTCTTGCAACTTCAACAATTTTACCCATTAAAAAAAATGCTGTTTGATCAGAAATTCTTGCTGCTTGTTGCATTGAATGGGTCACAATAATAATTGTAAAATCTTTTTTTAATTGCAATATTAACTCTTCAATTTTACCAGTAGCAATCGGATCTAATGCTGAAGTTGGTTCATCCATTAATAGCACTTCTGGTTTAATAGCAATCGCTCGAGCAAT is drawn from Spiroplasma endosymbiont of Asaphidion curtum and contains these coding sequences:
- a CDS encoding transposase family protein; protein product: MLQKFQLKELKKLKLLFSGKKRQHSLKSQIIIDLFNNKIISVDFCYGSIHDYKLFLKSNTLINPKLELIADSGYQGLQNVIVMYQV
- a CDS encoding TlyA family RNA methyltransferase → MEKIRLDILLVQKELFHSQTEAQSAIINHQVLVNDKLIIKSGTLVALNSTIRIKKQDNQFVSRGGYKLSKALQEFNINLKNLVCLDIGSSTGGFTDCMLQNKAKLVYSLDVGTNQLAWKLRTHPQVIVMENTNFCYAKKEMFKDNISFCAIDVAFISLTKIIPVLTEILLLQCQLVCLIKPQFESNRTQIEKGGVVKDPIVHYQVLNNLIAFFKEYGFSLQGLIYSPIVGHKKRNIEYLAYLSFNNLLKSKQINVIKLVDNAFNDLKNTT
- a CDS encoding transcription antitermination factor NusB, whose translation is MKKNSQHNIRENIIFFIYQQQLLNYDLEAIIKEIKENEKDFNSEIVNNLIHLFEQRKIIIKIINKYLKVGWHFSKLSNLEQGILLWTTYELLILKENSGIIINEAVLITKKYFFNTEYKYINGILQSIADNANNEKID
- a CDS encoding transposase family protein; this encodes MLQKFQLKELKKLKLLFSGKKRQHSLKSQIIIDLFNNKIISVDFCYGSIHDYKLFLKSNTLINPKLELIADSGYQGLQNVHKNTLLPIKKSKNNPLNPDKKEYNSFLSKVRIAIEHVFARLKSFKILVYRYRNKIRRFGLQFNLISGIYNFELS
- a CDS encoding transposase family protein, whose product is MVEPNKLSIEQRILMTLEYWKEYSTYRIIAKNIILVMLVVFVISFELKIL
- the deoC gene encoding deoxyribose-phosphate aldolase codes for the protein MKLNEFIDYTLLSSQATSHDIQKICVDAEKHKFASVCVNPIYVSHAKNLLKKTKVSVCTVVGFPLGSVPTNIKVLETEQAVRDGADEIDMVINVGALKEGAYTVVLNDIKYVRAVCPKQILKVIIETALLTKEEKIQVCKLALQAQADFIKTSTGFAKSGAKVKDIKLIRSIVKDEMYIKASGKIKTKAQAIKLIKGGADRLGISKAALLMV
- a CDS encoding 16S rRNA (uracil(1498)-N(3))-methyltransferase, giving the protein MQCYFAHFQDEFGNLVFNDVDTHHLVNVLRFQINDLLIVVYNGKKYQTKIIEKKPQLKVEIQKNLLENTELEIVVTLLMPLLKQDRNDWIVQKATELGVTQIIGIVLERSVTKIKQNEDKKKKMMRWQKIAKEAAQQSNRNQIPKIVDIITDVTAIIPYKSDLNLIANELASSTHSLSALMLFKSTSITFICGPEGGFSDKELEFFNFEGFNAINLGKRVLRSETAVLAFLANIGYEHEKLKEK